One window from the genome of Ktedonobacterales bacterium encodes:
- a CDS encoding MBL fold metallo-hydrolase, with protein sequence MSSADEPHTREAPDTPLDGRFAFAVGTIGTTILSDGSAHMDGGAIFGRVPRVLWERLLPPDHLNRVPLSLNSVLLETEAGLMLIETGYGNKLSEKMTRNVALERPSGSLLDQLAALGIAPEDIKIVVNTHLHADHCGWNTRRLEDGRHAPTFPNARYILQKTEWEAAVHPNELVAATYLEENIQPLKDAGVLDLIDGDLTITPHVRVVLTPGHTAAHQSVWIESGPSGRESAALFSGDAIVHGIHLERLAWIPAVDDLPLVSLQTKKQIIEESLRRQAALIVTHHPFPGLGILARDDQGKLHFHPHHEHQ encoded by the coding sequence ATGTCTTCAGCAGATGAACCACACACCCGCGAAGCGCCCGACACCCCTCTGGACGGGCGCTTCGCCTTTGCCGTCGGCACGATTGGCACAACCATCCTCAGCGATGGCAGCGCCCATATGGATGGCGGGGCCATCTTCGGGCGCGTCCCCCGCGTCCTCTGGGAGCGCCTGCTGCCACCCGATCACCTCAACCGCGTCCCCCTCTCGCTCAATTCCGTCCTGCTGGAGACCGAGGCCGGATTGATGCTCATCGAAACCGGCTATGGCAACAAGCTCAGCGAAAAAATGACGCGCAATGTCGCGCTGGAGCGCCCCAGCGGATCGCTGCTGGACCAACTGGCAGCACTGGGCATCGCGCCCGAAGACATCAAGATCGTCGTCAACACCCATCTGCACGCCGACCACTGCGGCTGGAACACGCGCCGCCTGGAGGATGGCCGCCACGCGCCCACCTTCCCCAACGCGCGCTACATCCTCCAGAAAACCGAGTGGGAAGCCGCCGTTCATCCCAACGAACTGGTCGCCGCGACCTACCTGGAGGAGAATATCCAGCCGCTCAAAGACGCGGGCGTGCTTGACTTGATTGATGGCGACCTGACCATCACCCCTCACGTGCGCGTCGTGCTGACGCCAGGCCACACTGCCGCGCACCAGAGCGTCTGGATTGAGTCCGGGCCGTCGGGGCGCGAAAGCGCCGCCCTCTTCAGCGGCGACGCCATCGTACACGGCATCCATCTGGAGCGCCTGGCCTGGATACCGGCGGTAGATGACCTGCCGCTCGTCTCGCTGCAAACCAAGAAGCAGATCATCGAAGAAAGCCTGCGCCGCCAGGCTGCCCTGATCGTCACCCATCATCCCTTCCCTGGCCTGGGCATTCTGGCCCGCGACGACCAGGGCAAGCTGCACTTTCACCCGCATCACGAGCATCAGTAA
- a CDS encoding YihY/virulence factor BrkB family protein: MSLSQPRSNQPGPSRWQKRPRASPQGQKPDQQTRPRKWAPGFRQAFRKMFAGLRAFWTKLNNDWVFNLAAMLAYNLLMSIVPILAMLLSFLGLFLSGLAPGAEQRFIDQITSALPGARDFIDPALKRLAASSGVFVVLTILLSIWFGSRLFVAIEQCFGIIYRLPSRGFLLQNSIALLMMLIFAALMPVLLAVSAVPSFLTTTIVDKFLGNSPATRLLLTIGTIIAGFLIATILFLVIYMVIPNRPLRIKDAWRGALIAGALLEVYVIAFPFYATLLLKPSSYGSTAGFAILTLVFFYYFGIILLLGAEFNSFWAGQRQTAAGLSGILYQLQARKSVEGAAGPTAGERQEDLQANRAGLGITMTPASATINPPSNEEESPHTQQRDEQAPDGS; this comes from the coding sequence ATGTCGCTCTCACAACCGCGATCAAATCAACCTGGGCCGTCACGCTGGCAGAAGCGCCCCAGGGCCAGCCCCCAGGGCCAGAAGCCGGACCAGCAGACCAGGCCCCGCAAATGGGCGCCTGGGTTCAGGCAGGCGTTCAGAAAAATGTTCGCGGGTCTGCGCGCCTTCTGGACCAAACTCAACAACGATTGGGTGTTTAATCTGGCGGCCATGCTCGCCTATAACCTGCTGATGTCCATTGTCCCCATTCTGGCGATGCTGCTCAGCTTCCTGGGCCTCTTCCTGAGCGGGTTGGCCCCCGGAGCGGAACAGCGTTTCATCGATCAGATCACCAGCGCGCTCCCTGGAGCCAGGGATTTCATCGATCCAGCGTTGAAACGGCTGGCAGCCAGTTCAGGCGTGTTTGTCGTCCTCACCATCCTCCTGAGTATCTGGTTTGGTTCGCGGCTCTTCGTTGCCATCGAGCAATGTTTTGGCATCATCTACCGCCTGCCCTCGCGTGGCTTTCTGCTCCAGAACAGCATCGCCCTGCTCATGATGCTCATCTTCGCCGCCCTCATGCCTGTGCTGCTGGCCGTTTCGGCAGTGCCATCGTTTCTCACCACCACCATTGTTGATAAGTTTCTCGGCAATTCCCCAGCCACCCGTCTCTTGCTGACGATTGGAACGATCATCGCGGGCTTTCTTATCGCCACCATCCTCTTCCTGGTGATCTACATGGTCATCCCCAACCGGCCACTCCGCATAAAAGACGCGTGGAGGGGCGCGCTGATCGCCGGGGCGCTGCTGGAAGTCTACGTGATCGCCTTCCCTTTCTACGCAACGCTCCTGCTGAAACCCAGCAGCTACGGCTCAACCGCAGGCTTTGCCATACTGACGCTGGTCTTCTTCTACTACTTCGGCATCATCTTGCTCCTGGGGGCCGAATTCAACTCGTTTTGGGCAGGCCAGCGCCAGACGGCTGCCGGTCTGTCGGGCATCCTCTATCAACTTCAGGCGCGTAAAAGCGTGGAAGGCGCGGCTGGCCCCACCGCCGGGGAACGTCAGGAAGACTTGCAGGCGAATCGCGCCGGCCTGGGTATCACCATGACCCCGGCTTCAGCCACCATCAATCCGCCCTCAAACGAAGAAGAGTCGCCGCACACCCAACAGCGCGACGAGCAGGCGCCCGATGGCTCCTGA
- a CDS encoding WD40 repeat domain-containing protein has product MRVTPARRSLLFALARRLSLAFVFGALISLLGGLWQSSLSYAVLADALLLRFLLDRREWATKSFWDQAPCLLFLPLYAIVATYNLNFGLNKTLGLTAPCFSIALIAAMIFWAKTPLPRAFPLSPAYGLAAASGALVMFQIVFHFRALDSGIVLLALLLAVIGSLLGGLLHVFAAFIRTLPRHYIWKYHFWKYYSWVRSVRGVATPALEKPTREEPPPPARSTLSRRTVLAGLVGAGGLLATGAGVAWLTRYVAPHSLALVTYKGHEDGVFILAWSPDGSRIATAGGDIDKTIQIWEATSGKTLLTYRGHADGLLISSLAWSPDGRQIASADFKENLHIWDTATGGHMVTYTKRGFIAQWSPDGRRIASSDFHSIQIRDALTDTLLLTYQPQQFAPCALAWSPGGTRIVAGSSAGDEFPPGVHVFNAVTGETIALYNSHISSVRTAIWSPDGKRIASASIDLVIDTPPNQIVQKDPTVHIWDASTGKQFFRYRGHTDTVNGAAWSPDGRRIASASDDETVQVWDADTGSHVFTYHNSFLPDIHPSQVAWSPDGRLIASASYDFGGDAQVWVPEKT; this is encoded by the coding sequence ATGCGCGTAACACCTGCCCGGCGATCTCTGCTCTTTGCGCTTGCCAGGCGCCTGAGCCTGGCTTTTGTGTTTGGGGCACTCATCAGCCTCCTCGGCGGGCTATGGCAAAGTTCTCTCAGCTATGCCGTCCTGGCGGATGCGCTGCTGCTGCGCTTCCTGCTGGACCGCCGAGAATGGGCGACCAAATCCTTTTGGGATCAAGCGCCCTGCCTCCTGTTTCTTCCTTTGTACGCCATTGTAGCCACATATAATCTGAATTTTGGCCTGAACAAAACGCTGGGGCTGACAGCCCCCTGCTTTAGCATCGCGCTGATCGCCGCGATGATCTTCTGGGCGAAAACGCCTTTGCCGCGCGCCTTTCCACTGTCGCCAGCCTATGGGCTGGCGGCTGCATCCGGCGCGCTCGTCATGTTCCAGATCGTCTTTCACTTTCGCGCGCTAGACAGCGGCATCGTCCTCCTCGCACTCCTTCTGGCCGTCATAGGGAGCCTGCTTGGCGGACTCTTACACGTCTTCGCCGCATTTATTCGCACACTTCCCAGGCACTACATCTGGAAATATCACTTCTGGAAATATTACTCCTGGGTGAGAAGTGTAAGAGGCGTTGCGACTCCAGCCCTGGAGAAGCCGACCCGGGAGGAGCCACCACCGCCCGCCAGAAGCACCCTATCGCGGCGCACCGTCCTGGCGGGCCTGGTCGGTGCAGGTGGATTACTCGCCACCGGAGCCGGAGTAGCCTGGCTGACGCGCTACGTTGCTCCTCATTCTCTTGCGCTCGTCACCTACAAGGGGCATGAAGATGGCGTCTTCATACTTGCCTGGTCGCCCGATGGCTCACGCATCGCCACCGCAGGCGGGGACATAGATAAAACCATCCAAATCTGGGAAGCCACCTCTGGCAAAACACTGCTGACGTATCGCGGGCATGCCGACGGCCTTCTTATATCAAGCCTCGCCTGGTCGCCGGATGGCCGTCAGATCGCCTCAGCAGATTTTAAGGAAAACCTCCATATCTGGGACACCGCTACTGGTGGTCATATGGTCACATATACCAAGCGCGGCTTCATTGCGCAGTGGTCGCCCGATGGCAGGCGCATCGCTTCGTCGGACTTCCACAGTATTCAGATTCGGGATGCCCTCACCGATACCCTGCTGCTTACCTATCAACCACAGCAGTTTGCGCCATGCGCTCTGGCCTGGTCCCCTGGTGGCACGCGCATTGTCGCTGGAAGTTCTGCTGGTGACGAGTTCCCGCCAGGCGTGCATGTTTTCAATGCTGTCACCGGCGAAACAATTGCTCTCTATAACAGCCATATCAGCAGCGTGAGAACAGCAATCTGGTCGCCCGATGGCAAGCGTATCGCCTCAGCCAGCATCGATCTTGTCATAGACACACCCCCGAACCAGATAGTCCAAAAAGACCCAACAGTCCACATCTGGGATGCCAGCACTGGCAAGCAGTTCTTCAGATACCGGGGACATACTGATACCGTCAATGGCGCGGCCTGGTCGCCTGATGGCAGGCGCATCGCCTCAGCCAGCGACGATGAAACTGTGCAGGTCTGGGACGCTGATACCGGCAGCCATGTCTTCACCTATCACAACAGTTTTCTGCCGGATATTCATCCGTCACAGGTCGCCTGGTCGCCCGATGGGCGATTGATCGCTTCGGCCAGCTACGACTTTGGTGGGGACGCGCAAGTCTGGGTACCAGAAAAGACATGA
- a CDS encoding metal-dependent hydrolase, which produces MEGHSHVIVALAGAVAVDSFLHLSGPPLILGSQEPTLSMLAVKGIFYGGVAIGGLAPDIDNTASTMGQWFPFLSFEINHHFGHRTVMHSLLGVGIWAALGYGAQQLAVHLLAGHMGGQQLNFINGSETLWLALVLGYILHLFGDSLTEEGIPIFWPLHFHLGFPPIRQLRFRAGSWAEPVVVWILVILVGVGLWFNVLQV; this is translated from the coding sequence TTGGAAGGTCATTCACACGTTATTGTTGCGCTGGCGGGCGCGGTAGCTGTTGATAGTTTTCTGCATCTTTCCGGGCCGCCGTTGATCCTGGGGAGCCAGGAGCCAACCCTGAGTATGCTGGCTGTGAAAGGTATCTTTTATGGTGGGGTTGCCATCGGTGGACTGGCCCCCGATATTGATAATACGGCCAGCACGATGGGTCAGTGGTTTCCTTTTCTCAGTTTCGAGATCAATCATCATTTCGGCCACCGCACGGTTATGCACAGTTTGCTTGGGGTTGGTATCTGGGCGGCGCTGGGCTATGGGGCGCAGCAACTGGCGGTGCATTTGCTGGCGGGGCATATGGGCGGCCAGCAACTCAACTTTATCAACGGCTCTGAGACGCTCTGGCTGGCGCTCGTGCTGGGCTATATCCTGCATCTCTTTGGCGATTCGCTGACTGAAGAAGGCATTCCTATTTTCTGGCCGCTGCATTTTCACCTGGGTTTTCCGCCGATACGTCAGCTTCGCTTCCGCGCGGGAAGCTGGGCCGAGCCGGTTGTGGTCTGGATTCTGGTGATTCTGGTTGGTGTGGGGCTGTGGTTCAACGTGCTTCAGGTGTGA
- a CDS encoding helix-turn-helix transcriptional regulator → MPTLRDLREAALLSQQELAAMLQVSRQTVSDWEHAHARPRPVYRRKLVEIYKKEPEEIIAAIKATAEEEKERAAA, encoded by the coding sequence ATGCCGACATTGAGAGATTTACGAGAAGCAGCTCTGCTGTCACAACAAGAATTGGCAGCTATGCTTCAGGTGAGCCGACAAACAGTATCAGATTGGGAACATGCGCATGCCCGGCCACGCCCAGTGTACCGTCGTAAGCTCGTTGAAATCTACAAGAAGGAGCCAGAAGAAATTATAGCGGCTATCAAAGCAACGGCAGAGGAAGAAAAAGAACGGGCTGCCGCGTAG
- a CDS encoding cation diffusion facilitator family transporter, with amino-acid sequence MPSAPPARQRTPATDPSENSKRRRNWTPGAASSASARAAGRTGRTGAQEKRLVAFSSVLAAVGLTSLKLIVGLLSGSLGVLAEAAHSGLDLVAALMTLVAVRVADRPPDETHNYGHGKFENLSAFLEAGLLLLTAGWIIYEALRRLLLHEGQVDPSIWTFLVMAVSIAVDATRSRALMRVAKEQGSQALEADALHFRTDIWSSVVVILGLVAVRIGQAVAVPWLGQADAVAALGVSLIVIWVSFRLVRQTLDALLDRAPDTLPSALEHAAQGVEGVVDVRRVRTRRAGNKLFADLVVGAPRTATFEHAHAVTEAVERAAREAVCADAPQADVDVVVHVEPAETAAETTAQGIHYLALELDLRAHDVRVRVLEEERGTDALEADLHLEVDPDLDLRAAHDAATRLERAIYRAYPAVRRVTTHLEAPDVSVEHRRDVSAEQPALVSRVRRIADEVAGRGSCHEVHVYRVMNHAEEQPPTPEAPLYDLVLHCTFSGAAPIQQVHVQAEEIERALRAELPPLGAVLIHTEPPEEAGV; translated from the coding sequence ATGCCATCTGCCCCGCCAGCGAGGCAGAGGACGCCAGCGACTGACCCTTCTGAAAACTCAAAACGGCGTCGGAACTGGACGCCAGGGGCCGCAAGCTCCGCCAGCGCCAGAGCAGCAGGCCGAACTGGTCGAACGGGGGCGCAAGAGAAGCGGCTGGTGGCCTTTTCGTCGGTGCTGGCGGCTGTCGGGCTGACCAGCCTGAAGCTGATTGTGGGCCTGCTCAGCGGCAGCCTGGGCGTTCTGGCCGAGGCGGCGCATTCGGGGCTTGATCTGGTGGCCGCGCTGATGACGCTGGTGGCGGTGCGCGTGGCGGATCGCCCGCCAGATGAGACGCATAACTATGGGCATGGCAAGTTCGAGAACCTTTCGGCGTTTCTGGAGGCCGGGCTGCTGCTGCTGACGGCGGGCTGGATCATCTATGAGGCGCTGCGGCGTTTGCTCTTGCATGAAGGTCAGGTGGACCCCAGTATCTGGACGTTTCTGGTGATGGCCGTTTCCATTGCGGTGGACGCTACGCGCTCGCGGGCGCTGATGCGCGTGGCAAAGGAGCAGGGAAGCCAGGCGCTGGAGGCTGACGCGCTGCATTTTCGCACCGACATCTGGAGTTCGGTGGTGGTGATTCTAGGGCTGGTGGCGGTGCGCATCGGTCAGGCGGTTGCTGTGCCCTGGCTGGGACAGGCCGACGCGGTGGCGGCGCTGGGCGTTTCGCTGATTGTGATCTGGGTCAGCTTTCGGCTGGTGCGCCAGACGCTGGATGCCCTGCTGGACCGAGCGCCAGATACGCTCCCTTCGGCGCTGGAACACGCCGCGCAGGGCGTAGAAGGCGTGGTGGATGTGCGGCGGGTGCGAACGCGCCGGGCAGGCAACAAGCTTTTTGCCGATCTGGTCGTGGGCGCGCCGCGCACAGCGACGTTCGAGCATGCCCACGCGGTAACGGAGGCGGTGGAGCGCGCGGCGCGCGAGGCTGTGTGCGCCGATGCGCCCCAGGCGGATGTGGATGTGGTGGTGCATGTGGAACCGGCGGAAACGGCGGCGGAAACGACGGCCCAGGGTATTCACTATCTGGCGCTGGAGTTGGACTTGCGGGCGCATGATGTGCGCGTGCGCGTTCTGGAAGAAGAGCGTGGGACTGACGCGCTGGAAGCGGATTTGCATCTGGAGGTGGACCCCGATCTGGACCTGCGGGCGGCGCATGATGCGGCAACTCGTCTGGAGCGCGCGATCTATCGGGCGTATCCGGCGGTGCGCCGCGTGACGACGCACCTGGAAGCGCCAGATGTGAGTGTGGAGCATCGGCGCGATGTTTCGGCGGAGCAGCCAGCCCTGGTGTCGCGGGTGCGCCGGATTGCCGATGAGGTGGCCGGACGGGGAAGCTGCCACGAGGTCCATGTCTATCGGGTGATGAATCACGCGGAGGAGCAGCCGCCGACGCCGGAAGCGCCGCTCTATGATCTGGTGCTGCACTGCACTTTTTCGGGGGCCGCGCCCATTCAGCAGGTGCATGTGCAGGCGGAAGAGATTGAGCGGGCGCTGCGGGCAGAACTGCCGCCCCTTGGCGCGGTCTTGATTCATACCGAACCACCAGAAGAGGCGGGGGTATGA
- a CDS encoding class I SAM-dependent methyltransferase yields MGRKFDPAMKHLLLAEDRLERIDRYEFLRSLRVGEGKMVADLGCGPGFFTLPASELVGPTGKVYAVDVQQEMVDDLRARLAQQGITNVAVRRSSELEPSIPPRSVDLALVAFVLHEVDQRSSFLLAAKRLLREDGRVAVLEWEKRETPVGPPVDVRITAEEIIADAAAAGLALDEQRSLHEWHYLLTFVPR; encoded by the coding sequence ATGGGCCGCAAGTTTGACCCGGCTATGAAGCATTTGTTATTGGCGGAAGATCGCCTGGAGCGGATTGACCGCTATGAGTTTCTGCGCTCGCTGAGGGTTGGCGAGGGCAAAATGGTGGCTGATCTGGGCTGTGGGCCAGGGTTTTTTACGCTGCCAGCGTCGGAACTGGTTGGCCCTACGGGCAAGGTGTACGCGGTGGATGTGCAGCAGGAGATGGTGGATGATCTGCGGGCGCGCCTGGCGCAGCAGGGGATTACGAATGTGGCGGTGCGGCGCTCCAGCGAACTGGAGCCTTCGATTCCGCCGCGCTCGGTGGACCTGGCGCTGGTGGCGTTTGTGCTGCACGAAGTTGATCAGCGTTCGTCGTTTTTGCTGGCGGCCAAACGTCTGCTGCGCGAGGATGGGCGCGTTGCGGTGCTGGAATGGGAGAAGAGAGAGACGCCGGTGGGGCCGCCTGTTGATGTGCGCATTACGGCGGAAGAGATTATTGCCGACGCTGCCGCTGCGGGGCTGGCGCTGGATGAGCAACGCTCGCTGCACGAGTGGCATTATTTGCTGACGTTTGTGCCGCGCTAG
- a CDS encoding bifunctional helix-turn-helix transcriptional regulator/GNAT family N-acetyltransferase has product MLTETIEARISAVRHFNRSFTRQIGVLREGLLHSPYPLTEARIIFELAQRQGLTASDLGRELGLDAGYLSRLLSRLEQQGLLEKVRSETDGRQRLLSLTTQGQQAFALLDQRSRDEIAEMLNDLSEEDQQQLLKAMDTIERVFSKSFKYAQPFILRSHEPGDMGWVTHRHGVLYAQEYGWDEHFEALVAQIVSDFITHYNPERERCWIAEMNGEIVGSVFCVQASDTVAKLRLLLVEPRARGLGLGNRLVEECLRFARRRGYQKMVLWTNSVLVAARHIYEQKGFTLVAQEAHHSYGHDLIGETWELTL; this is encoded by the coding sequence ATGCTCACTGAAACCATCGAAGCCAGAATTAGCGCCGTCCGACACTTCAACCGCTCCTTCACCCGGCAAATCGGCGTGCTGCGCGAAGGACTCTTGCACAGCCCCTATCCATTGACCGAAGCCCGCATCATCTTCGAGCTTGCCCAGCGCCAGGGACTCACCGCCTCTGACCTGGGCCGCGAACTGGGGCTGGACGCGGGCTACCTCAGCCGTCTCCTCTCCCGGCTCGAACAACAGGGGCTGCTGGAAAAAGTTCGCTCGGAAACCGACGGACGCCAGCGCCTGCTCAGCCTCACCACCCAGGGCCAGCAAGCCTTCGCCCTCCTTGACCAGCGTTCGCGCGACGAAATCGCCGAAATGCTCAACGACCTCAGCGAAGAGGACCAGCAGCAGTTGCTCAAAGCTATGGACACCATCGAGCGCGTCTTCAGCAAGAGCTTCAAATATGCCCAGCCGTTCATCCTGCGCTCCCACGAGCCAGGCGACATGGGCTGGGTCACGCACCGACACGGCGTCCTCTATGCCCAGGAATACGGCTGGGACGAGCATTTTGAGGCGCTGGTCGCTCAGATCGTCTCCGACTTCATCACCCACTACAACCCCGAACGCGAACGCTGCTGGATCGCCGAAATGAACGGCGAAATCGTCGGCTCCGTCTTTTGCGTGCAGGCCAGCGACACCGTTGCCAAACTGCGGCTGCTGCTCGTCGAACCCAGGGCGCGCGGCCTGGGGCTGGGCAATCGCCTCGTCGAAGAGTGCCTCCGCTTTGCGCGGCGGCGTGGCTACCAGAAAATGGTTCTCTGGACCAACAGCGTCCTGGTCGCTGCCCGCCACATCTACGAGCAAAAGGGATTCACCCTCGTCGCCCAGGAAGCCCACCACAGCTACGGCCACGACCTCATCGGCGAAACCTGGGAACTGACCTTGTAG
- a CDS encoding glycosyltransferase family 4 protein — protein sequence MKIALLGPVCWRTPPVHYGPWEQVVSNIAEGLVARGVNVTLFASGDSETAGRLDAICPGSIYEHPELDGKVYEYLHIAHCYERAREFDLIHNNYDYMGHAWARLVPTPVLTTIHGFSSPRIHPAYRAYNGYVKYVSISDADRLDGLDYLATVYNGIDTTRFTFSERPGDSLLFLGRISPEKGTHLAIEIARQSGMRLIIAGIIQDQEYFDTLVQPFVDGRQIDYIGPVGPQDRNKLLSSAYALLHLVTFREPFGLTMIEAGACGLPVIATPLGSVPEIIKDDLNGLIVPDAETAVARLPDILKIDRATCRRHVEQHFSLDAMIDGYLSVYERMLSERG from the coding sequence ATGAAAATCGCCTTGCTCGGGCCGGTCTGCTGGCGCACGCCGCCCGTCCACTATGGCCCCTGGGAGCAGGTCGTCAGCAACATCGCAGAAGGACTCGTCGCGCGCGGCGTCAATGTCACCCTCTTCGCCAGCGGCGATTCCGAAACGGCGGGCAGGCTCGACGCCATCTGCCCCGGCTCCATCTACGAGCATCCCGAACTGGACGGCAAAGTCTACGAATACCTGCACATCGCCCACTGCTACGAGCGCGCCCGCGAGTTCGACCTGATCCACAACAATTATGACTATATGGGCCATGCCTGGGCGCGGCTGGTCCCCACGCCCGTACTCACCACCATTCACGGCTTCAGTTCGCCGCGCATCCATCCGGCCTACCGCGCGTACAATGGCTATGTGAAATACGTCAGCATCAGCGACGCAGATCGGCTCGATGGCCTGGACTACCTCGCCACCGTCTACAACGGCATTGACACCACCCGCTTCACCTTCAGCGAACGCCCCGGCGACTCTCTCCTCTTCCTGGGGCGCATCTCCCCCGAAAAGGGGACGCACCTCGCCATCGAGATCGCCCGGCAGAGCGGCATGCGGCTCATCATCGCCGGAATCATCCAAGACCAGGAATATTTTGACACCCTGGTGCAGCCCTTCGTGGACGGTCGGCAGATTGACTATATCGGCCCTGTCGGCCCCCAGGACCGCAACAAACTGCTCAGCAGCGCCTATGCCCTGCTGCACCTCGTCACCTTCCGCGAACCCTTTGGCCTCACCATGATCGAAGCGGGCGCGTGCGGCCTGCCGGTCATTGCCACGCCGCTGGGGTCCGTCCCCGAAATCATCAAGGATGACCTCAACGGCCTCATCGTTCCCGACGCCGAAACCGCCGTCGCCAGGCTGCCCGACATCCTGAAGATTGATCGCGCCACCTGTCGCCGCCACGTCGAGCAGCACTTCAGTCTGGACGCCATGATAGACGGCTATCTGAGCGTCTACGAGCGGATGCTCTCTGAGCGGGGGTAG
- a CDS encoding Uma2 family endonuclease, protein MAQDSETIAETGVFMTAEDLARLPNDGWKYELVEGRLAKMPPTGGGHDTIASRLHVGLGAFVEAHNLGECTLSQAGYKVNPPGKRDTVLAPDLAFVRTDRLPQPGTAAWDEFWQLAPDLVVEVVSPSESRPKMEARARQWLAVGVPLVWLIWPKSKQVEVWRPGAEKPVQTLGVNDMLDGLDVVPGFTYPVARLFR, encoded by the coding sequence ATGGCGCAAGACTCAGAGACTATCGCGGAAACCGGGGTCTTTATGACAGCGGAGGATCTGGCACGCCTGCCCAATGACGGGTGGAAATATGAGCTGGTCGAAGGGAGATTGGCGAAGATGCCACCGACTGGAGGCGGCCATGATACGATTGCCTCGCGGCTGCATGTAGGGCTTGGGGCTTTTGTAGAGGCGCATAACCTGGGTGAATGTACACTTTCTCAGGCAGGTTACAAGGTGAACCCGCCTGGCAAGCGCGACACGGTGCTTGCGCCTGATCTGGCGTTTGTGCGGACGGATCGCCTGCCCCAGCCGGGAACGGCGGCCTGGGATGAGTTCTGGCAGCTTGCGCCTGATCTGGTGGTTGAGGTGGTTTCCCCCAGCGAGTCGCGGCCAAAGATGGAGGCGCGGGCGCGCCAGTGGCTGGCGGTTGGGGTGCCGTTGGTCTGGCTGATCTGGCCGAAATCGAAGCAGGTTGAAGTCTGGCGGCCCGGCGCGGAAAAGCCGGTGCAGACGCTGGGCGTGAACGATATGCTGGATGGGTTGGATGTTGTGCCTGGCTTTACGTATCCGGTGGCGCGTTTGTTCCGATAA